The following proteins are co-located in the Burkholderia sp. HI2500 genome:
- a CDS encoding ABC transporter permease subunit, which yields MIKPSKPLSTGVLAFGFLFLYIPIISLVVYSFNESKLVTVWSGFSLKWYAALLDDDELLSAAWLSLKIGLLTATASVVIGTWAGFVLARFGRFKGFTLYTGMINAPLVIPEVIQGISLLLLFVALEQMFGWPKGRGMVTIWIGHVMLCVSYVAIIVQSRVKEMNKSLEEAALDLGATPLKVFFVVTLPLISQALLSGWLLSFTLSIDDLVLSAFLSGPGSTTLPLVVFSRVRLGLNPEMNALATLFITAVTIGVIVVNRMMIARERRRITDMKAAFAVA from the coding sequence ATGATCAAGCCGAGCAAACCGCTGTCGACGGGCGTCCTCGCCTTCGGCTTCCTGTTCCTGTACATCCCGATCATCAGCCTGGTCGTGTACTCGTTCAACGAGTCGAAGCTGGTGACGGTGTGGTCGGGCTTCTCGCTGAAGTGGTACGCGGCGCTGCTGGACGACGACGAGCTGCTGAGCGCCGCGTGGCTGTCGCTGAAGATCGGCCTGCTGACGGCCACCGCATCGGTCGTGATCGGCACGTGGGCGGGCTTCGTGCTCGCGCGCTTCGGCCGCTTCAAGGGCTTCACGCTGTACACGGGGATGATCAACGCGCCGCTGGTGATCCCGGAAGTGATCCAGGGCATCTCGCTGCTGTTGCTGTTCGTTGCGCTGGAGCAGATGTTCGGCTGGCCGAAGGGGCGCGGGATGGTGACGATCTGGATCGGCCACGTGATGCTGTGCGTGTCGTACGTGGCGATCATCGTGCAGTCGCGCGTGAAGGAGATGAACAAGTCGCTGGAAGAAGCGGCGCTCGATTTGGGCGCGACGCCGCTGAAGGTGTTCTTCGTGGTGACGCTGCCGCTGATCTCGCAGGCGCTGCTGTCGGGGTGGCTGCTGTCGTTCACGCTGTCGATCGACGACCTGGTGCTGTCGGCGTTCCTGTCCGGGCCGGGCTCGACGACGCTGCCGCTGGTGGTGTTCTCGCGCGTGCGGCTGGGGCTGAACCCGGAGATGAACGCGCTGGCGACGCTGTTCATCACGGCGGTGACGATCGGCGTGATCGTCGTGAACCGGATGATGATCGCGCGTGAGCGGCGCCGCATCACCGACATGAAGGCGGCGTTCGCGGTGGCGTGA
- a CDS encoding NAD(P)/FAD-dependent oxidoreductase produces MTQSFTRRADALARDSYYEATAVRPAVDDPALDGTIDVDVCVIGAGFAGLSTALDCRARGLSVAVIDAHRPGWGASGRNGGQAITGFAKDEEVERQLGADGARAAWSLSLDGVALIAERIARYGIDCDFTRGYLTVATKPRRIDDLHAWMDAATQRWGHPSLSWLDTGEIRARIASTRYLAGVYDPLSGHLHPLKYCLGLADAARREGVALYAHTSALDVVRGERPIVRTPTGDVRCRFVVSCCNAGPGGVLPAATAARIAPIASYIIATEPLGLARADALIAQREAVCDNNFFLDYFRLSADHRMLFGGRANSAGASPATLAETIRRRMVGVFPQLGDVRVDHAWGGFVDVTRNRAPDFGALDPNFFYVQGFSGHGVALTGIAGRAVAGAIAGDTRAFDLFARMRHRRFPGGDAWRQPALELGMLYHRVRELF; encoded by the coding sequence ATGACGCAGTCTTTCACCCGCCGCGCCGATGCGCTCGCGCGCGACTCGTACTACGAAGCGACGGCCGTGCGCCCCGCCGTGGACGACCCGGCGCTCGACGGGACGATCGACGTCGACGTCTGCGTGATCGGCGCCGGCTTCGCGGGCCTGTCGACCGCGCTCGACTGCCGTGCGCGCGGGCTGTCCGTCGCGGTGATCGACGCGCACCGGCCCGGCTGGGGTGCGTCGGGCCGCAACGGCGGCCAGGCGATCACCGGCTTCGCGAAGGACGAGGAAGTCGAGCGGCAGCTCGGCGCCGACGGCGCGCGCGCCGCGTGGTCGCTGTCGCTCGACGGCGTCGCGTTGATCGCCGAGCGGATCGCGCGCTACGGGATCGACTGCGACTTCACGCGCGGCTACCTGACGGTCGCGACGAAACCGCGCCGCATCGACGACCTGCACGCGTGGATGGACGCAGCGACCCAGCGCTGGGGCCATCCGTCGCTGTCATGGCTCGACACCGGCGAGATCCGCGCGCGCATCGCATCGACACGCTATCTCGCGGGCGTCTACGATCCGCTGTCGGGCCACCTGCATCCGCTCAAGTACTGCCTCGGCCTGGCCGATGCCGCGCGCCGCGAAGGCGTCGCGCTGTACGCGCATACGTCCGCGCTCGACGTCGTGCGCGGCGAGCGGCCCATCGTGCGCACGCCAACCGGCGACGTGCGCTGCCGCTTCGTCGTGTCGTGCTGCAACGCGGGCCCCGGCGGCGTGCTGCCGGCCGCGACGGCCGCCCGCATCGCGCCGATCGCGTCGTACATCATCGCGACCGAGCCGCTCGGCCTGGCGCGCGCCGACGCGCTGATCGCGCAGCGCGAAGCCGTATGCGACAACAACTTCTTCCTCGACTATTTCCGGCTGTCGGCCGACCACCGGATGCTGTTCGGCGGCCGCGCGAATTCGGCCGGCGCGTCGCCCGCCACGCTCGCCGAAACGATCCGGCGCCGCATGGTCGGCGTGTTCCCGCAGCTCGGTGACGTGCGCGTCGACCACGCTTGGGGCGGCTTCGTCGACGTCACGCGCAACCGTGCGCCGGATTTCGGCGCGCTCGATCCGAACTTCTTCTACGTCCAGGGCTTCAGCGGCCATGGCGTCGCGCTCACCGGCATCGCCGGACGCGCGGTCGCCGGCGCGATCGCGGGCGACACACGCGCGTTCGACCTGTTCGCGCGCATGCGTCACCGGCGCTTCCCCGGCGGCGACGCATGGCGGCAACCCGCGCTCGAACTCGGGATGCTGTACCACCGCGTGCGCGAGCTATTCTGA
- a CDS encoding NAD(P)/FAD-dependent oxidoreductase, with product MQTFANQPHVASYYAATANDTTRHAPLAGTIDADVCVIGAGLTGLSAALNLAERGHSVTVLEASRVGWAASGRNGGQLIGGFACDIDTFGQFMPEGDVKRIWDMGLETLSLVKSRIAQHDIDCALVPGYLTAANTERDADGLKRWRDEAAKRFGYDRFHFVEADELGDYVQSERYCGGLYDPDSGHLHPLNYTLGLARAATDAGVRIHEDSCVTRVRDVAGGHVVETSGGNVRARFVVLACNTFVGTLAPALSRKIMPVGTYVIATEPLGDARAAALMPARAAICDSRFVLDYFRPAPDTRLVWGGKVSYSTREPRDLAAAMRADMLKTFPQLADVKVDYAWGGFVDITMNRAPHFGRIAPTMYFAQGFSGHGVNTTALAGKLIAEAINGQASRFDLFDKIRHRDFPGGEALRTPALVLAMSWYRLLDAFGVH from the coding sequence ATGCAGACATTCGCCAACCAGCCGCACGTCGCGTCCTACTACGCGGCGACCGCCAACGATACGACCCGCCACGCGCCGCTCGCCGGCACGATCGATGCCGACGTGTGCGTGATCGGCGCGGGCCTCACGGGCCTGTCCGCCGCGCTCAATCTCGCCGAGCGCGGCCATTCGGTGACCGTGCTCGAGGCGTCGCGGGTCGGATGGGCAGCGAGCGGCCGCAACGGCGGCCAGCTGATCGGCGGGTTCGCGTGCGACATCGACACGTTCGGGCAGTTCATGCCGGAAGGCGACGTGAAGCGCATCTGGGACATGGGGCTCGAAACGCTGTCGCTCGTGAAGTCGCGCATCGCGCAGCACGACATCGACTGCGCGCTGGTGCCCGGCTACCTGACCGCCGCGAACACCGAGCGCGACGCCGACGGCCTGAAACGCTGGCGCGACGAAGCCGCGAAGCGCTTCGGCTACGACCGCTTCCACTTCGTCGAAGCCGACGAACTCGGCGACTACGTGCAGTCCGAGCGCTATTGCGGCGGCCTGTACGACCCGGACAGCGGCCACCTCCATCCGCTCAACTACACGCTCGGCCTCGCCCGCGCGGCGACCGACGCGGGCGTGCGCATCCACGAGGACAGCTGCGTGACGCGCGTGCGCGACGTCGCGGGCGGCCATGTCGTCGAGACGAGCGGCGGCAACGTGCGCGCGCGTTTCGTCGTGCTCGCGTGCAATACCTTCGTCGGCACGCTCGCGCCCGCGCTGTCGAGGAAGATCATGCCGGTCGGCACCTACGTGATCGCGACCGAGCCGCTCGGCGACGCGCGCGCCGCCGCGCTGATGCCCGCGCGCGCGGCGATCTGCGACAGCCGCTTCGTGCTCGACTATTTCCGGCCGGCGCCCGACACGCGGCTCGTGTGGGGCGGCAAGGTCAGCTATTCGACGCGGGAGCCGCGCGATCTCGCGGCGGCAATGCGCGCGGACATGCTGAAGACGTTCCCGCAGTTGGCGGACGTGAAGGTCGACTACGCGTGGGGCGGCTTCGTCGACATCACGATGAACCGCGCGCCGCACTTCGGCCGCATCGCGCCGACGATGTATTTCGCGCAGGGGTTCTCGGGGCACGGCGTGAACACGACCGCGCTTGCGGGCAAGCTGATCGCCGAGGCGATCAACGGGCAGGCGAGCCGCTTCGACCTGTTCGACAAGATCCGCCATCGCGACTTCCCCGGCGGCGAGGCGCTGCGCACGCCGGCGCTGGTGCTCGCGATGAGCTGGTACCGGCTGCTCGACGCATTCGGCGTGCATTGA
- a CDS encoding polyamine ABC transporter substrate-binding protein — protein sequence MRACFLRQACSVAALAAAAAFTSVASPTAHAADELNVYNWSDYIAPDTIPNFQKQTGIHVKYDNYDSDDTLQAKLLAGSSGYDIVVPTSNYMAKQIQAGVYQKLDKSKLPNLANLDPLLMKMISDADPGNQYGVPWAYGTDGIGYNAQAVKKALGDKAPVDSWALVFDPANMEKLKSCGVSFLDQAVDVFAATLQYMGKDPNSKNPGDYQAAFEVLKKVRPYITQFNSSGYINDLANNDVCVVLGWSGDVGIAHRRSAEAKRSYDIKFSNPKEGGLLWFDVMVIPKDAPHAEAALKWINYVSDPKVNAAITNTVFYPTANKAAHQFVTPAVAQDPTVYPPEDVLKKMVLMKPMPADILRLENRLWAQLKTGH from the coding sequence ATGCGTGCCTGCTTTCTTCGCCAAGCCTGTTCCGTTGCCGCCCTTGCCGCCGCGGCCGCGTTCACGTCGGTCGCCAGCCCGACGGCACACGCGGCCGACGAGCTGAACGTCTACAACTGGTCCGACTACATCGCACCCGACACGATCCCGAACTTCCAGAAGCAGACGGGCATCCACGTCAAGTACGACAACTACGACAGCGACGACACGCTTCAGGCGAAGCTGCTGGCCGGCAGTTCGGGTTACGACATCGTCGTGCCGACGTCGAACTACATGGCCAAGCAGATCCAGGCCGGCGTGTACCAGAAGCTCGACAAGTCGAAGCTGCCGAACCTCGCGAACCTCGACCCGCTCTTGATGAAGATGATCTCGGATGCCGACCCGGGCAACCAGTACGGCGTGCCCTGGGCCTACGGCACGGACGGCATCGGCTACAACGCGCAGGCGGTGAAGAAGGCCCTCGGCGACAAGGCGCCGGTCGACAGCTGGGCGCTGGTGTTCGATCCGGCCAACATGGAAAAGCTGAAGAGCTGCGGCGTGTCGTTCCTCGACCAGGCCGTCGATGTGTTCGCCGCCACGCTGCAATACATGGGCAAGGATCCGAACAGCAAGAATCCCGGCGACTACCAGGCTGCGTTCGAAGTCCTGAAGAAAGTCCGCCCGTACATCACCCAGTTCAACTCGTCCGGCTACATCAACGACCTCGCGAACAACGACGTGTGCGTCGTGCTCGGCTGGTCGGGCGACGTCGGCATCGCGCATCGCCGCTCGGCCGAAGCGAAGCGTTCGTACGACATCAAGTTCTCGAATCCGAAGGAAGGCGGCCTGCTGTGGTTCGACGTGATGGTGATCCCGAAGGATGCACCGCACGCCGAAGCCGCACTGAAGTGGATCAACTACGTGTCCGATCCGAAGGTCAACGCGGCGATCACCAACACGGTGTTCTACCCGACCGCGAACAAGGCCGCGCACCAGTTCGTCACGCCGGCCGTCGCGCAGGACCCGACCGTCTACCCGCCTGAAGACGTGCTGAAGAAGATGGTGCTGATGAAGCCGATGCCGGCCGACATCCTGCGCCTCGAGAACCGTCTGTGGGCCCAACTGAAGACCGGCCACTGA
- a CDS encoding DUF3138 family protein: protein MKKKLICLLVAGALPGIALADSTSAEIKALQAQVAALQKQMKAMQAQLSAKGGPATAQAGTKAGVGVAPAAVAVDPGSPDYGKAQATLTNDEVGEMKQQIANQQLKVDSLTDAANTGPLAGLSVTGYIDPTYMYNRAAGTSSFLFANHENAYNYFNSTFGDLYLDIKKTFGVGPMAPSAEITLMPNRGNGITLLQNSRGSITDNLLNTAVINVPITAETTLVAGLIPSFGGYEVQQSNQMLTLTHNLLYDFSDPGSYVGIGANYTKGNWAWKFFLGNEQYRTYGSVTQKGVNALGDPITTSNKVPTFTARADYTWSSALDIGGSFNIGRQTLSSAAVTDPVTGQQIGVNYGPGGAAPSAYGSFFFGELDATYTLADIQYNAEVDYGRQQHAAFNGGLAQWYGLSLLAHRKFNAPVVGRMGVTLRYDLLANSKNGGGGGGIALNGNGMDPSNGFGVDADCLAQSKAGGGLGFECKGAVRQDVALDLLFYPTQQITVKVEYRHDWANNKVFLRNDGSYGKSNDLLATQFIYSF from the coding sequence ATGAAGAAGAAACTGATCTGCCTGCTGGTGGCCGGCGCGTTACCGGGCATCGCGCTGGCCGACTCGACATCCGCCGAGATCAAGGCGCTGCAGGCGCAGGTCGCGGCGCTGCAGAAACAGATGAAGGCGATGCAGGCGCAACTGTCGGCGAAGGGCGGCCCCGCGACCGCCCAGGCCGGCACGAAGGCAGGGGTGGGCGTCGCGCCGGCCGCGGTGGCCGTCGACCCGGGCTCGCCGGACTACGGCAAGGCGCAGGCCACGCTGACCAACGATGAGGTCGGCGAAATGAAGCAGCAGATCGCGAACCAGCAGCTGAAGGTCGACTCGCTGACGGACGCGGCCAACACGGGCCCGCTCGCCGGCCTGTCGGTGACGGGCTACATCGACCCGACCTACATGTACAACCGCGCGGCCGGCACGTCGTCGTTCCTGTTCGCGAACCACGAGAACGCGTACAACTACTTCAACAGCACGTTCGGCGATCTCTACCTCGACATCAAGAAGACGTTCGGCGTCGGCCCGATGGCGCCGTCGGCGGAAATCACGCTGATGCCTAACCGCGGCAACGGCATCACGCTGCTGCAGAACTCGCGCGGCTCGATCACCGACAACCTGCTGAACACCGCGGTCATCAACGTGCCGATCACCGCCGAAACGACGCTGGTCGCCGGCCTGATCCCGAGCTTCGGCGGCTACGAGGTGCAGCAGTCGAACCAGATGCTCACGCTCACGCACAACCTGCTGTACGATTTCTCGGATCCGGGCAGCTACGTCGGGATCGGCGCGAACTACACGAAGGGCAACTGGGCGTGGAAGTTCTTCCTCGGCAACGAGCAGTACCGCACGTACGGTTCGGTCACGCAGAAAGGCGTGAATGCGCTCGGCGACCCGATCACCACCAGCAACAAGGTGCCGACCTTCACCGCACGCGCGGACTACACGTGGTCGAGTGCGCTCGACATCGGCGGTTCGTTCAATATCGGTCGCCAGACGCTGTCGTCGGCAGCTGTGACAGATCCGGTTACCGGCCAACAAATCGGCGTCAACTACGGCCCGGGTGGTGCAGCACCGAGCGCGTACGGCTCGTTCTTCTTCGGTGAACTCGACGCGACCTACACGCTCGCCGACATTCAGTACAACGCGGAAGTCGACTACGGCCGTCAGCAGCATGCGGCGTTCAACGGCGGGCTCGCGCAGTGGTACGGCCTGTCGCTGCTCGCGCACCGCAAGTTCAACGCGCCGGTGGTCGGCCGCATGGGCGTGACGCTGCGCTACGACCTGCTCGCCAACTCGAAGAACGGCGGCGGCGGCGGCGGCATCGCGCTGAACGGCAACGGGATGGACCCGAGCAACGGCTTCGGCGTCGACGCGGACTGCCTCGCGCAGTCGAAGGCCGGCGGCGGCCTGGGCTTCGAGTGCAAGGGGGCCGTGCGCCAGGATGTCGCGCTCGACCTGCTGTTCTATCCGACCCAGCAGATCACCGTGAAGGTCGAATACCGCCACGACTGGGCGAACAACAAGGTGTTCCTGCGCAACGACGGATCGTATGGCAAGTCCAACGACCTGCTCGCGACGCAGTTCATCTATTCGTTCTGA
- a CDS encoding aspartate aminotransferase family protein — MTYRNESAWVQPAAPSATAAAPRATQARTTAEYRALDAAHHIHPFSDMGALNRAGSRVIVKADGVYLWDSDGNKVIDGMAGLWCVNVGYGRKELADAAYRQIQELPFYNTFFKTTHPPVIELSAMLAEVTPAGFNHFFYCNSGSEGNDTVLRLVHQYWRVQGQPQKKYVISRKNGYHGSTIAGGTLGGMGYMHEQMPSKVEHIVHIDQPYFFGEAAAGETPEAFGLARAQQLEAKILELGAEHVAAFIGEPFQGAGGVIFPPSTYWPEIQRICRKYDILLVADEVIGGFGRTGEWFAHQHFGFEPDLITMAKGLTSGYVPMGAVGIHERVARPIIDNGEFNHGLTYSGHPVAAAVAVANLKLLRDEGIVERVKNDTGPYFQALMRETFARHPIVGEVHGHGLVASLQLAEAPAERRRFANGGDVGTICRDFCFNGNLIMRATGDRMLLSPPLVISRPEIDELVSKAKKAVDATAQQLGIS, encoded by the coding sequence ATGACGTACCGCAACGAATCTGCCTGGGTCCAACCGGCCGCACCGAGCGCCACGGCCGCCGCACCGCGCGCGACGCAGGCGCGCACGACCGCCGAATACCGCGCGCTCGACGCCGCGCACCACATCCACCCGTTCTCGGACATGGGCGCGCTGAACCGTGCAGGCAGCCGCGTGATCGTGAAGGCCGACGGCGTCTACCTGTGGGACTCGGACGGCAACAAGGTGATCGACGGGATGGCCGGCCTCTGGTGCGTGAACGTCGGCTACGGCCGCAAGGAACTCGCCGACGCCGCGTATCGCCAGATCCAGGAACTGCCGTTCTACAACACGTTCTTCAAGACCACGCACCCGCCGGTGATCGAGCTCTCCGCGATGCTCGCGGAAGTCACGCCGGCCGGCTTCAACCACTTCTTCTATTGCAACAGCGGCTCGGAAGGCAACGACACCGTGCTGCGCCTCGTGCACCAGTACTGGCGCGTGCAGGGCCAGCCGCAGAAGAAATACGTGATCTCGCGCAAGAACGGCTATCACGGCTCGACGATCGCCGGCGGCACGCTCGGCGGGATGGGCTACATGCACGAGCAGATGCCGTCGAAGGTCGAGCACATCGTGCATATCGACCAGCCGTATTTCTTCGGTGAAGCGGCGGCCGGCGAAACGCCGGAAGCGTTCGGCCTGGCGCGTGCACAGCAGCTAGAAGCGAAGATCCTCGAACTCGGCGCGGAGCACGTCGCCGCGTTCATCGGCGAGCCGTTCCAGGGCGCGGGCGGCGTGATCTTCCCGCCGTCGACGTACTGGCCGGAAATCCAGCGGATCTGCCGCAAGTACGACATCCTGCTGGTGGCCGACGAAGTGATCGGCGGCTTCGGCCGCACCGGCGAATGGTTCGCACACCAACACTTCGGCTTCGAACCCGATCTCATCACGATGGCCAAGGGCCTCACGTCGGGCTACGTGCCGATGGGGGCCGTCGGCATTCACGAACGCGTGGCGCGGCCGATCATCGACAACGGCGAATTCAATCACGGCCTCACGTACTCGGGCCACCCGGTCGCGGCGGCCGTCGCGGTCGCGAACCTGAAGCTGCTGCGCGATGAAGGGATCGTCGAGCGCGTGAAGAACGACACGGGCCCGTACTTCCAGGCGCTGATGCGCGAAACCTTCGCGCGCCACCCGATCGTCGGCGAGGTGCATGGCCACGGCCTCGTCGCGAGCCTGCAGCTCGCCGAAGCGCCGGCCGAACGCCGCCGCTTCGCGAACGGTGGCGACGTCGGCACGATCTGCCGCGACTTCTGCTTCAACGGCAACCTGATCATGCGCGCGACCGGCGACCGGATGCTGCTGTCGCCGCCGCTCGTGATCTCGCGTCCGGAAATCGATGAACTCGTATCGAAGGCGAAAAAAGCAGTCGATGCAACCGCCCAGCAACTGGGTATTTCGTAA
- a CDS encoding ABC transporter permease subunit, producing the protein MRTSASNPSAPVPTGAASAGTGRARPGRFAALSRFLPSGRSVAIGVPFVWLAVFFALPFVLVLKISFADQVMGIPPYTSLVEIKDGVVHFALQLSHYAFLLQDDLYIATYLSSLKMAAVSTVLCLLIGYPMAYYIARSEPNRRNVLMMAVMLPFWTSFLIRVYAWIGILKDDGLLNHTLIALGIIHTPLRLYHSDAGVYIGMVYSYLPFMVMPLYAHLVKMDLTLLEAAYDLGAKPWVAFTRITLPLSKNGIIAGSLLVFIPAVGEYVIPELLGGADTLMIGRVMWDEFFNNMDWPMASAVTVAMVLLLLVPMALFQYYQVKELEDAK; encoded by the coding sequence ATGAGAACCTCCGCCTCCAATCCGTCCGCGCCGGTGCCGACCGGCGCCGCGAGCGCCGGCACCGGCCGCGCCCGCCCGGGCCGCTTTGCTGCGCTGTCGCGTTTCCTGCCGTCGGGCCGCAGCGTCGCGATCGGCGTGCCGTTCGTATGGCTTGCCGTGTTCTTCGCGCTGCCGTTCGTGCTGGTGCTGAAGATCAGCTTCGCCGACCAGGTGATGGGCATTCCGCCGTACACGTCGCTCGTCGAGATCAAGGACGGCGTCGTGCACTTCGCGCTGCAGCTGTCGCACTACGCGTTCCTGCTGCAGGACGACCTGTACATCGCGACCTACCTCAGCTCGCTGAAGATGGCCGCCGTGTCGACGGTGCTGTGTTTGCTGATCGGCTATCCGATGGCGTACTACATCGCGCGCTCCGAACCGAACCGCCGCAACGTGCTGATGATGGCCGTGATGCTGCCGTTCTGGACGTCGTTCCTGATCCGCGTGTACGCATGGATCGGCATCCTGAAGGACGACGGCCTCTTGAACCACACGCTGATCGCGCTCGGCATCATCCATACGCCGCTGCGCCTCTATCACAGCGATGCGGGCGTCTACATCGGGATGGTCTATTCGTACCTGCCGTTCATGGTGATGCCGCTGTACGCGCACCTCGTGAAGATGGACCTCACGCTGCTCGAAGCCGCGTACGACCTCGGCGCGAAACCGTGGGTCGCGTTCACGCGGATCACGCTGCCGCTGTCGAAGAACGGGATCATCGCCGGCAGCCTGCTGGTGTTCATCCCGGCAGTCGGCGAGTACGTGATTCCGGAGCTGCTCGGCGGCGCCGACACGCTGATGATCGGCCGCGTGATGTGGGATGAATTCTTCAACAACATGGACTGGCCGATGGCGTCCGCGGTGACGGTCGCGATGGTGCTGCTGCTGCTGGTGCCGATGGCGCTGTTCCAGTACTACCAGGTCAAGGAACTGGAGGACGCGAAATGA
- a CDS encoding glutamine synthetase family protein, whose amino-acid sequence MQDIEDFLKQHRITEIEAIIPDMAGIARGKITPRNKFTSGESMRLPQAVMVQTVTGEYPEDGSLTGVTDPDMVCVPDTSTIRLIPWAVDPTAQVIHDCVHFDGSPVEISPRYVLRRVLDLYKAKGWKPVVAPELEFYLVDMNKDPDLPLRPPVGRTGRPETGRQSYSIEAVNEFDPLFEDIYEYCEAQNLDIDTLIHEVGAAQMEINFMHGDALSLADQVFLFKRTVREAALRHNMYATFMAKPMEDEPGSAMHVHQSIVDEETGQNLFTSPETGGATSMFYNFLAGLQKYTPALMPIFAPYINSYRRLSRFMAAPINVQWGYDNRTVGFRIPHSGPSARRIENRIPGVDCNPYLALAATLAAGYLGMTQRLEPTEPLVSDGYDLPYQLPRNLEEGLTLMAACEPLGEILGHKFLKAYFALKETEYEAFFRVISSWERRHLLLHV is encoded by the coding sequence ATGCAAGACATCGAAGACTTTCTGAAGCAGCACCGGATCACCGAGATCGAAGCGATCATTCCCGACATGGCCGGTATCGCGCGCGGCAAGATCACGCCGCGCAACAAGTTCACGTCCGGCGAGTCGATGCGCCTGCCGCAGGCCGTGATGGTGCAGACCGTCACCGGCGAATATCCGGAAGACGGCTCGCTGACCGGCGTGACCGACCCCGACATGGTGTGCGTGCCCGACACGTCGACGATCCGCCTGATCCCGTGGGCCGTCGACCCGACCGCGCAGGTGATCCACGACTGCGTGCACTTCGACGGCTCGCCGGTCGAGATCTCGCCGCGCTACGTGCTGCGCCGCGTGCTCGACCTGTACAAGGCGAAGGGCTGGAAGCCCGTCGTCGCGCCGGAACTCGAGTTCTACCTGGTCGACATGAACAAGGACCCCGACCTGCCGCTGCGCCCGCCGGTCGGCCGCACGGGCCGCCCCGAAACGGGCCGCCAGTCGTATTCGATCGAGGCCGTCAACGAGTTCGACCCGCTGTTCGAGGACATCTACGAGTACTGCGAAGCGCAGAACCTCGACATCGACACGCTGATCCACGAAGTCGGCGCCGCGCAGATGGAGATCAACTTCATGCACGGCGACGCGCTGTCGCTCGCCGACCAGGTGTTCCTGTTCAAGCGCACGGTGCGCGAGGCCGCGCTGCGTCACAACATGTACGCGACGTTCATGGCCAAGCCGATGGAAGACGAACCGGGCTCGGCGATGCACGTGCACCAGAGCATCGTCGACGAGGAAACGGGCCAGAACCTGTTCACGTCGCCGGAAACCGGCGGCGCGACGTCGATGTTCTACAACTTCCTCGCGGGGCTGCAGAAGTACACGCCGGCGCTGATGCCGATCTTCGCGCCGTACATCAACTCGTATCGCCGCCTGTCGCGCTTCATGGCTGCGCCGATCAACGTGCAGTGGGGCTACGACAACCGCACGGTCGGCTTCCGCATCCCGCACTCGGGCCCGTCGGCACGCCGCATCGAGAACCGCATCCCCGGCGTCGACTGCAACCCGTACCTCGCGCTCGCCGCGACGCTCGCGGCCGGCTATCTCGGCATGACGCAGCGCCTGGAGCCGACCGAGCCGCTCGTCAGCGACGGCTACGACCTGCCGTACCAGCTGCCGCGCAACCTCGAGGAAGGGCTGACGCTGATGGCCGCCTGCGAGCCGCTCGGCGAGATCCTCGGCCACAAGTTCCTGAAGGCGTATTTCGCGCTGAAGGAAACCGAATACGAAGCGTTCTTCCGCGTGATCAGCTCGTGGGAACGCCGCCATCTGCTGCTGCACGTCTGA